The Pan paniscus chromosome 21, NHGRI_mPanPan1-v2.0_pri, whole genome shotgun sequence region ATATAGTTTCACTCAACTGGTGAGGAAATTAAGGACCAGAATGGATAGTAATATCCAGAATGGGTAGCAATCACTTATACAATGATATTTTAAActgagaaatggccaggtaatcccagcactttgggaggccaaggtgagaagattgcttgtgcccaggagttgaagaccagcctaggcaacgtaggGAGagtcccatttctacaaaaaaaaattttaattagccaggtatggtagcttgcacctatggtcccagctgctcgagagtcTGAGTGGGGAGGatagcttgggcccaggaggtcaaggctacagtgagccatgattgtaccactgtgctctaggctgggtgacagagtgagatcttgtctcaagtaaataaaatcattcaGTGTAGTAACATATTGTAACAGCAATCACCCCACATTCTTCAACGCTTCCTTTTGTGACTTAGTAAAGTTTCCTAAAAATCAGTGGTCCCCAGTGCCATTCTCACTGGACAGAGCTTCACATTTTAACTCTCAAATATGCATTCTGACATGATCAATGCTACTGTCCTGCtgtcattaaaaatatcattgtcTTTGCCTTCCACAAATTTCCCCTGAGAGCCTTTATCTTTGGGcacagcctcataaaatgaatccCTGTGCACTAACTGTATTTAACTTTTCCTCATCGTGGATGGCTTAGAGTAGGGATCTGGAGCAGATAAAAAACAATCTTTCATGGGTCTCTCACAAATGTGGGAAGCCATGACATTTCCTGTATTCCTATAAAGCTAATGAAATGGTTTTTACAAGAGAATTTCCTCTCACTATCCGTTATTTTCCTGTGATAGGCCGGTCCccgattttcttttcttattaagaagaaattttcttgtttttaagttGTTTCACAGAGCCCTTTCACAGGTCCTGTAACAAGGTCTAATATGCCCCCATGACTAGAATTCTCTTTGTGTGGTAAGACCAGGCTTATGCGCAgatcaaaaggaagaaatgttcCCTCATTACCACTTCAGAATCTTGTTTGCCTCCAAAGAGAGTAAACAGGGTTCTGTCTCATTAATATTATTTAGAATAATACTCTTCACATATGCATCCTGCCTAACAAAGCAGCCTGTCTTACATTCTCACGGTCACTCCTTATAGCGGTCAGCAGTGGAGGAACGTAGGGAGAGCTCATTACCCTGTGTtaagaggtgaggaaactgaagacagCAGGAGGATGCAGAGTCCAGGCTTGTCAGCAGCACAGACCATGGCAGGGTTCTTTTTGAAGAGGACTGTGCTGCCAAGCATAGAAGTTGCGCGTgcctccagtcccagctactcaggaggctgaggtaggaggatcacttgagctcaggagtttgagaccagcttgggcaacatagtgagatcctgtttctaaaaataaataataaatagatgaataaataaaaatgttagtgtttttatgttaagagaaaaaaggaagaaaagaatcatACAGCCTAAATTAAAAGAAGCACTTAATGTCCTATTACCTTAGACTCTCAGTATTCAGAACAGAATCACTAAAAGGTGGTTTACCTGAGGTCAGTCCTTTCAGAAAATTCTGGAAACAACCCTTACAAAACTGTTTAAATAAACCCAAAGCCACAAGAAACCCACTCTTATCATACTACGTGAAAGCACTCAAACTCCAAGAGAGCCCAGAAAATGGAAGCCAGTGCAGCCACAGCACGCTGAAGCCATGGCATGAATGGCCGCCCTGGGCCTGCTGGCGGTGGAAGTCTCCGTTCCTAGAAAATCACCTCTGCCCTGAAGAGTGAATCCCAAAGTCTCCAGGGAGTGTACTTGCTGCCAACCTAACTCCCTAATTGCTATATTCTTTAAGTAAAatgggttttgttgttttggCAGGAAGCCATACGCTAATTCTCAGAATGAGTCATTACTGAAAAGTATTAGCGAATAGGAAGGGTTCTCGGTATTCAAGGATTCTGACCCCTGGCTTTGCGAATCCTCAACAATGTCACTTTCTTCCTTCTCATTCCCTTTGAGGCTGTGGTCAATACACCAATTTAACAGCTAAAGTAAATTTACAACCACTCTGAAGTAGAAGCAGAAGAAAGGTATAGTATGAgtgatttcacacacacacacatacagatacacacacacacacacccctcccaccctcccagttGTGGGCTGACCTAAGCCAGGTGGAACAATTTAGCTTTAATGGGAAGATGTCAATTTGTAACTAAGTGTTTCATAACGAAAAATCTCCTAGTATCAGTCCTGGTAAACTCACAGCAAGAGCACAGACTCAGCCCACTAGGGGACTTGAACCAGCTCACCAGATGTCTAATTAATGCCCGCTGTCagctgctcaaatgtcacttatGGAGCTTCTCTCTTTGCAGCCACTGTTTTAATGATAAAGATTATGCACTGATGTCACTGTGCTCCTGGGTTAATGTCGTGGTGGGTAGAATGACCGGCATAGACCGAGCAGCCAAGCACGTTGTGCTTTCGACGGACAAGATCGTGCCCTACGACCACCTCATCCTCTGCACCGGGCAGCAGTACCAGGTAAGGCCGGGCACAGGGGGCGCAAGCCATGTGTCTGGAGAGCTCCATGAAAGCCATTCATATGTTTACTGGGGCACACACTCTCTGGGTAAAGAGCATCCCTCTGCCTGGACAGCTGCTGCTCTAAATTCATAAAAGCACCCTTCAGGGCCCGCACACATAACCAGAATTATGTCCGCAAACCCTCCCAGAAACCCATTCCAAGAAAAACATTCTGCTCAAGGATAAAAATCACAGCAAGTTGGAGAAATGTCATTCTTTAAGCTGTTGTCCAAAAGTCTAACACATACTGCTCGCCCTAGCAGAATCCAGACGCAACCAGGCATGCATTTGTGGTAAATTAATTTATGCCTCAAGAGGCTCACATTTGGCTGTGGCAGTGGGCTCTCGCAAAAGTATTGCAAACACGTGCACCTTCTGTCgacccttattttattttgtctctcaGTTATGAAAATAGGAAATCTGATTGATTGGTTTCCCAGTGTCCATGCTTTCCTTTTAGTTAAACTCTCTATCCACATTTGAGTGAAGCATTGCTGGATACACTGAAGCTGTTCAATGTCTTAGGGCAGCAGATTTTAATATTCCACTTTGTAATATGCATGAGTGTTTCATGTAGTTTACAGCAGTAAGGTATTTCTCCAGTGACAAGAGGCTTACTCTAACTCAAGGATGAAGTCTTAGACCAAGTTTGTGAAACCCATGGCCCATGGGCCCAAGgtggctttgaatgtggctcaacacaaatttgtaaactttcttaaaacatgactttctttttgcagtttttttttcttcagcttatCAGCTATCTTTagtgtttgtatattttatgtgtggtccaaGATGATTATTCTTCTTTCAgtgtggctcagggaagccaaaagattagacaccCCATTTAGACCATCTTGTGAACAGTTGTGGGATTCGATGCGAGCCTGTGTATGACAGTTTTCCTTCACATCGCCAAGCACAGAGGAGGCAGCGCATgaaggagacagggtctccaccTGGGTGTTGCCACAGAATGTGCTCAGCAGCTCTAAGCATCACTTACCCTACATTTTCTGCCTTGGCCGCACATTGAGATGACCTGGGTGCTTTGAAAACACATCCATGCCTAGGCTCCGCCCCCAGAGGTTGTTTTAATTATTCTAGGGTGGGACCCAgtcatcagtattttttaagtgCCCCACATGCTTCTAAGCTAAAGCTGAGAACCACAAGCTTGCACTTTCTTGACTAAGAATTCCTCATCTACACCTTAGAACAGCACCTCTCAAACTGCTGTGCACATGAATCCCCTGAgcttcttgttaaaatgcagattaggAGCAGGAGGCCATGGGATGGGGAGCCTGAgatgctacattttcttttcttttctttccttttcttccttccttcttttttccttccttccttccgtcctttcttccttccttctttctgtcctgccttccttcctttctttccttccttccttcctgtacttttaattccatttattgTTTGATGAGTCTATTCCTGTGCCGTAAGTTTCCATTTCTTCCGTTTCTTCTGGGCTATCTTTTTCTTCTGTGCAGCCTCTTCTGGTTTAGGAACAATTTGTTCCTTTTCAATAAGGCTCATCTCACTGTGGCAGGCAGAGCTCACACATGGGTTAACCTGACCCTGAGCTCTGTGAGTCTGGCCACACATCTTGGGTACTTTGTTCACCTGGCTATGCTCAGTGACCAGAGAATCTACATGTAAACCCTTACGTTCAGCATGACTGCATTTTTAAGCATGTGCAGCAAACATTCAGCACTCTTTTTGGGCCACTGACCCTGTGTCCAGTCCCACTGTTTGGCCTCGACGCACCTACCAACTCCACCTTTGTAACGTCAGAATGGTACACACTGTCTCTGTCAAGTGACATCTTTCAGATACTGGGTGGCTCTTGATATATGCATACCCTGACGGCCTGAGCAGTTTCACAGGTGTTCTTCAATGAACACGAAGATTTGAACCTCTTGATTTGCCTGAGTTCACATTTCCACAGATTGTCAGGCCACTTAGGGGAACAGGAAGAtgttacatttctaacaagctcctgggTGAGGCCAGTGCTGCCGGTGAATGAACAACCCTTTCAGTAGCTTGGATCAACCTCTGAAgaatctctctcctctcctcccctcccctcccctcctctcctctccattcctctcccctcccctcctctcccctttcctcccctccactcccctcccctcctctcccctttcctcccctccactcacctcccctcctctcccctttcctcccctccactcccctcccctcctctcccctttcctcccctccactcccctcccctcccctcttctatcccctcccctcctctccattcttctcccctcccctcccctcatctcctctcctctcctctcctctcaatTCTCAAAGGGTATAAAAGGATATTTTTATGGTTAAAGGATAAATATTTACTGCAGGGATACTTTGTTTTGATATTTAAGTATTCCTCTGACTTGTTAAAACATTAAACCAGACAGAAATACCATGCACCCCCTTAGCTTGTCTCCCTGTCACCTGCCTGTCAGGTTCCAGCTGCTGCCACGACTGCGTACTTTGGAAACTGAGTGGAAGACCCAGCCAGCTGCCCAGAGCCTCGGGCATCTGCCCATGTGTGCCCAGCTGCCCCTGCAGCTTTAGTCTGTGGCACATTAAGCTCTTGCCCTTTTTACAacggaaaaaaatgaaatgaagaagtGATAAAGGGAGTTCCAATTTAATTTTTCCAGAAGGACATAAAATCAAAGTACATAGAGTGATACAGAAAGGGCAGCTGAATTCACTGGGGAGcttttctcccccttcccccattGTCTTCAACTCTCTCCTGGTTTTGTCCCAATTTTGtgattttctaaaaaacaaattaaaataatgaaaacagagCTTAAACCCAAAGCAAGAAGACAACCCTTTATAAAATGTAATGACAAACCGCAACCTCTAATCAGACTTTTTAAATGGCACGCCTCACTCTAAATTGTTGTataatgtttttaatatccaAATGCACATCGCTATTTCTTATTACAAAATCCATGCACAAGGTAAAATACTACATTGCACTGCACGGCTGAGCATGAGGAGAGCTGGTCTCTCCCAGCCCACTCTTCCTCCCAGCTCTCTTTCCAGAGGCAACCAGTTTGAAGCATTTCTGTTCTTAGTTTTTCAGTGGCTACCTGCATAACTCCAAATACAGTAATATGTTTATAGAATGTCCTTCCTTGCTCTGTCAACTTCAGACATTATCTACAACCTCTCCATTTTCGAAGATGAAGATTTAGCTGGCTCACTTTCCAGACTCTATAACTCCTTCTCCAGCCCTCCAATCAATGTTGATCATTTTTGTTGGCAAACACACTCTGGTTTTGAAAACCCCTCTGAGATCACAGGGCCACTCTCCATGACTCATGGACGGTCATGGAGCAGCAGAGAGATGCCTGCCCCAGGCCTGGATTTGAGGAACCTCATAAAGAGGAAGAACAAAAATGTACCAACTGAAATCAAATGAGCTTGGTGTTGAGCATGAGAAGACTGTGGTATGGACTGTTCATGGGTGGGGGGTCACTAGCAGCTGACAGGTAGGGCAGGTACTTCCAAGCAAGCAAGAAGAAGAGCTGGGACTGTAGTATACAGTGAGCTTGATGTGGGTCGGCAATGTTACATTGTCTCCAAAGGGGTTAATCATGTCTTAGACTGGGTCAGTAATAGTGTGGCATCCAGAATGGTGCAGCCCAGGTGACAGCCTTCTACACACAGCAGGGAGGAAAGACCCATCTACACCAGTGCTGTACCTCCCAGTAAGAGACCTGAGAAAGACACTCCCCCGTGTCATTTGACAGCACCTACTATATAGAGATCTCACTCTGAGAATGATTACAGGGGAAAATAAAAGCATGCAGTCAAAGAAAACTGGCTGTTTTAAAAATGGCTGCAAATTCTTTGATGCCTCTTCCATCTAAGAGGTAGAGTCTATGTCTCCTCTCCTTGAATCTGGGCAGCCTTGTGACTGCCTCGGCCAACAAAGTGCAAAGGTTGTGACATGGTGTGACTTCTGAGGCCAAGTCACAGAGGCCATACAGTGCCTCCTGGATTGTGGCAGCAGTCGCTCCTGGAGTCCTGAGGTGCCACGTGAGAAGTTCTGATGCCCTGGGGTTGCCACGCTGGAGACGCTGTAGGTGagctctctgcctcccaggccccacTGATCCCAGCCCTTCAGCCAGCCTTGCAAGGCACTGGGCCTGTGAGTGAAACAATCTCAGATCCTCCAGATCAGTCCATCCACCAGCTGAAAGTTGCCAAGTGACTCCTGTCCACAGCACACAGAATAAAAGAATTGCTCATCCAAATGCTACCCAAATTTCTGACCAACAAAATCATGGAAAGTTAAGAAAGTAGGtatttaagctactaagttttagTGTGAGTTTGCTGAACAGCAAAGGACAActagaataaaaaagataacacagtaagagaaagagaacaatacaatatttggaaaaatcagaGGAAGAACATAGTTgtgaaaatgttgaaaaatttaggccacacacacacacacattgtaggCAACTATTTATCATCCTCTATACAATTTGATCACCTGGCCTCTGAAATGGGAGCTGAAGCCATTGAAAGAGCAGAGGCAAAGCTGAGAAGGCCACACATAAAAAAGGAGATGGGTGaataagaaagaattaaaatgaaatctccATCAGAGACAGAACTGCTGCTAAACAGTTAGTGATGCTGAAGACAAAGCACCCCTGGAGGGCAGAAGCAGAGGACAAAGGGATATGCTTGGTTCAGGAGAAAACAGGGTCTGATAGGCATGGAGGCAGCATAGAAATAATTGGTTTTCCTGAAGAAGAGACTCAAGGGACAATAATTGAAGatattctagaagaaaacttttttACCTGAAAAACATATTGTCCAGCTGACCACATTCTAggcaaaatcaaagaaaaattttctcaGTTATGTTCTGACAGAATTTCAATTCTTTCTTAGTCACCCATCTCCCTTTTTGTCTAACCCTGTGGCCTTCTTAGCTTAGCCTCTGCTCTTCCGATGCTTCAGCTGCCATTTCAGGGGCTGGGTGATCAAATTGCATTGAGGATGATAAATAGTTTCTCATAGAATGGCAGGAAAAAATCGAacaaacttcaaaagaaaaataacagattaCAACCTTTCTccctaaaaaagaacaaaaataaaacagatatcaAAATTTTTATCTCCAGCattaaatagcaaaagaaaatgaaactaatCCCACAGAATTTTGACGAAAAGTGGTGATTCAGTAATTATGTGCCCACCTAAATCTCTCATATTTGAAAATAGCAGGTAGCCATTCTTTTATATACAAGGCCTCAGAAAAAATTATCTTCCGTGTTCTTTGCTTAATGTGCACTCAAAATAattgagatagaaaagaaaatttagaacttcagccaggcacggtggctcacatctgtaatcccagcattttgggaggccaaggcaggtggatcacttgaggtcaggagttcgagaccagcctgaccaacatggtgaaaccccatctctactaaaaatacaaaaattagccaggtgtggtggcggggtcttgtaatcccagctacttggaaggctgaggcaaaagaatcacttgaaccaggaggcagaggttgcagtgagccgagattgtgccactgcactccagcctgggcaacagagcaagactgtctcaaaaaaaacaaaaaaaagaaaaagaaagaaagaaaatatagaatttCATAGTAGTACAAAAGGACAGGTGGCAAGCacacaaacaatttaaaaatgtaatctaaATAATTGTTGTAAATCTGAGAATAAATGCAAAATAGAAAATGACTCTTAAGCTAAATTAATCTAATAAAGACCAAGAAGTTGTTGAAAATTGGGAGGGAGGTGGCAAGGGAGGAATATGCATTGTCTTAAGGGGAGAAACCCAAGAGTACTATTTCAGTGTTGACTCTTATATTTAGAAGGAATAAGATTAAAGAATCCTTTGAAACAGCATGAAGGAATTCACCTTCCCAACACTGCAGAAGATAAAAgggagaaaacaaaggaaaacagacACAATGGTTAAAAGTGAGGGTGTAAACCAGAATGACATAAGGAGAAAAATTCAGTGAATGTCATGGGTGGATTAGGGTTAGGGCTTCAAACCACCCTGTTATAAGAACCAAGACTCTGTTTTTACACTTAATTCAAAATATAAGAGAAATACCCAATCAAAGGGCAACAAAAGCTTAAAAATAAGAAGATGGTTCAAAGTGCACCAGCAAAAGACTGTCAGGCAAATTTCACACAGCTATTAGAAACAGCAATAATATTAGTGCCCAAGAAAGTGAATTggagaaagaaaagcattaaTCTTGACCAAGGGTAAAATCCATGATGAGAATATAGAGGTCATGAACTTTTTACCTGCCGAACATGGTTGTATCAGAGGATGGCCACAAAAACAGAAGTGCACTTGCAATATGACCTTCGTTCCTTGGAGTCCCACTGAAGAAGGGAAGGAACAAGCTGAAGCACAGCGAGGGAGGGGCTCCGTCACTCCAGATGCGCAGCCAGAGGAGTGAAGATTCAGGGTGTGCAGGATGGCCAGCCAGTCTTCAAATACTTGAAGACTTTTCATATGGAGAGCGAAATTAGTCTTGCACATGATGGCTCTGGGAAACAGATCTAGACAGGCCCCAAAAGTGATGGGAATGCAGTGTTTATTCATCCCGAGGAACAGCTTTCCGATAGAGTGAAAGTCTACTCCAAAGAAAACGGTCAACCCTAGGAGACAGGAGCCTGCTGCCAGGCAGCCTCAAAGCGGGAGAGCACCTGACTGCCGTTGAATGTTTACCGCGAGACAGACACATGGTAACAGATGGAACTCTCACCATACCCTGAGGTCACTGCCATTTGCATCCCCATGTTGTAGGTTAGAGAACCGAGGGTGCTGTGAAGCTTAGGTAGTTTGCCCAGGGTCAGTTAGTAGGGAGGTGATAGACTAGGGTCCAAACTCAGGTGGTCTGGCCCTGGATCAAGCACTGTCTCTGTTTcgttctctttccctctcctttccctttcttgttGCTTCCCTTTATCTCTCATTGACATGGTGCAGGGCTTATACTTGATGGCTTTTAAAAGTCATTACCACAGAGATTCTAGAGCTTAGTATTTACAGCTACAGTCAAATAAGcagttcaaaaagaaaaagtttatttccttctctcattaaaaataaaaatatctggagAAAAGCAACCCAGGCCCAGTAAGGTGGCTCCCTGATGTCAACAGGAACCCAGGcccttccatcttttttttttttttttttttttgacaagttctgactcctgtcacccaggctggagtgcagtggtgcaatcacagctcactgcaaccttgacctccccggctcaggtgattctcctacttcagcctcccgagtagctgggactatacaggtacatgccaccaaacccagctaatttttttttttttttgtatttgtagtagagatgagatctcccatgtttcccaggctggtctcaaacttctaggctcaagggatccgcctgcctcagcctcccaaagtgctcggactacaggtgtgagtcaccatgcctggccctctttctatttttaatgtgtgGTTTCCATTCTCAGCATCTCAAGATGGCTGCTGTGTTCCAGTCATTCCATTTGCAAGAGGCAAGAAAGAGGAAGGACTAGAGCATGATGACTTTTCTCATTACCTCATCCAAGGACTCCTGCTTGTATCTGCTGACCACCTCTTAGGTCTTGAGTTGGGAAATGCAGTTTTTCAGCTGAGCATATTTCCCAAGAGTCTGTTactaagaaaggaaggaagacagaataTTGGGTTAGGCAGCCAGCAGTCCTAGCCACCGTGAGTTATTGCTGAGTGATGGTGGCACTGTGCTATGGCAAATCA contains the following coding sequences:
- the LOC130541061 gene encoding uncharacterized protein LOC130541061 codes for the protein MSLQVFEDWLAILHTLNLHSSGCASGVTEPLPRCASACSFPSSVGLQGTKVILQVHFCFCGHPLIQPCSAGVTWQLSAGGWTDLEDLRLFHSQAQCLARLAEGLGSVGPGRQRAHLQRLQRGNPRASELLTWHLRTPGATAATIQEALYGLCDLASEVTPCHNLCTLLAEAVTRLPRFKERRHRLYLLDGRGIKEFAAIFKTASFL